Genomic DNA from Carassius auratus strain Wakin unplaced genomic scaffold, ASM336829v1 scaf_tig00214902, whole genome shotgun sequence:
AcagctgacaaaaataaaataataatacttacatAGCAGCCAAGACCTTAAACGTTTAAAGCCTTAAAAATGGCTACTCAACGTCAGCATATATTCCCAAAACTCCTTCACTACAAAACagtgcgtgtgtgcgtgtatattatatatatatacacacacatacatacataaatacatacatacatacatacatacatacacacacagtcacacaaacactttcaaaataaaataaaataaacacttaatccTGGATCAAGTGCCCTTTTGGTTACAACAGAATCTTGCAAGTCAAAATAATGGCGAATATCATTTATGTGTGAACTATAAACAGCCGGTGAACATATGGAGCTGTGAAACTGTTTCATGAGAGCATACTAGAAGAGCTGTGAGACAAGTTTTTACCATTAGATATACACTGGGTGatactgtttgtgtgtgagtttcTTTCTACATGTAGGGCAGCTGTGAGCTCTGCTGAGAGAGTCGCGGATGCACTGACTGCAGAAGAGGTGGCCGCACTTTGTGGAGACCATGAGCCGACCACTGTCAATGATCTGAAAATGAAATCAAAGCCAGACATTTCAATTAACCAGAGAAACACTTTACATTatagactaaaataaataattagttcaATTAAATAGTTAACTTCAATCCAAAATCTAAATgggtcatcattcactcactctcatgtcactGCAAACCCAAAACATCTTCTTACTTCTCTTTCTTTGCACTTCCAATTGTTTTTGAAGCTTTAAAACCCCTGgtcaacatttattttcattcttttaaaaGTCTCTTTCTGTGTTCCACCAAAAAAAGTGCATCATCTTGAGTGTGAGTATAAGATGACAGTGTTCATTCAGGGtcaatttaaagggacagtttagcTCAAAATGAACACCGTAATCATTTACAAACCtcataagacttttgttcatcttcgaaacacaaattaagatacttttttttataaattctgaGAGATTTGTGCACTGCAAAGTAcatgtttagaatgacatgagggtcagtaaatgataaagttaattttggggtgaactaactgTATAAATTAACTGCTTATGTGATAGTTTGCACATATAACCACTTACCTCTGAATAAGCATCCATGCAAACAGGACAGCTAACAGCCCCTGGCGTAGACCTATGGACAGCAGAACCCCACAACACAAATCAAATCAGACTGATTCAATGATTTACGCTAAgataagctaaaagtgctaccgccagacccagatATCGGCtgattggatttgaaaacggtaaaactcaccTGTTTAACtttaggggagttggaaaatgagtttacttttatttatttattttttaaagtggagtgttgctttaacttttttttaaatgtaaaaattcacaAAACTGCATTCAGAATTTGCCTACAAGGATTCATTCATTAAGTTCTAGACCAATGTAATGTGTGTGATGATGGACGCGTGTGTGTACCTGGCCCTCGAGCTGGCATGTAGAGAGGACAGTAAGCCTGGACTGAGTCTAAGACTGGACTCTTCCTCTTCATCACTGCTCAGTACATAACTCTCTGTGCCCTGTCCGCGTCTGCTTTGCACACCTGCAACACAAACATGAACGTAACTGCAGTTTAGTAAGACAAAGACAAAGTTAAGACATTTTTGATAAACAGAATGATACATTACCATCTTCCACCAGCTTTATCCCATTGGACGATGAGAGAACGGCGAGACAGAAAATAGACAGAATTCATTAAAAACACTCTTAATAATATCAACACAATCCAAGAATGGAAAGCACATGCTTCATTCAAATCTTTACTATAGTAAAACATTTCAATTCAAGTCTTTAAGACTCACCACAATAGAATCATTATTGGTGAGGTCAACAACCGCAGGTTCAGAGCCTTCACATGTTAAATCTACCACATCTTCACCTTTGACAAGACAGCATGAAAGAGAAAcgttagcatttatttttaattccagTTCAGTTCGACCAAAAGTCTGAAAAAGGATACAGAATCACTACACACAGAGAGTATTTCCAAAAATAGAAGATTagaattatgaaatgtattttccattcatttttccaATAGGGATTTGTACAAAGACTTGATAAAGGGTTATAAGCATGAAC
This window encodes:
- the LOC113093160 gene encoding E3 ubiquitin-protein ligase RNF4-like produces the protein MSTATQRKRRTSSATCSRRGNSKRNRTQMSQTAMETIDVLESDRAPSEDVVDLTCEGSEPAVVDLTNNDSIVLVEDGVQSRRGQGTESYVLSSDEEEESSLRLSPGLLSSLHASSRARSTPGAVSCPVCMDAYSEIIDSGRLMVSTKCGHLFCSQCIRDSLSRAHSCPTCRKKLTHKQYHPVYI